One Enterococcus silesiacus genomic window carries:
- a CDS encoding RNA polymerase subunit sigma-70: MDKEKQQLSIEVARLYYQSSLSQQEIAEKLNVSRPTISRLLNYAKEKGYVQITIFDPFSDLFEIEKKLKEKYGLAEVHVAFSPDPNYNSISEYLTAYAAEYLEDTIKNGDIIGVSWGTTMHKTVSKMSRMDVKGVEVVQLKGGIAYFDVNNYAFETITLFAEILNTKARTFPLPVILDSKQAKDLVVKDRHISKVIELGRQANIAVFTVGTVQSESLHFRLGYFTEQEEKSLKANAVGDICSRFFNEDGKISDEEINGRTIGIELEELKTKEKSILIAGGDRKIKAIHGALVGGYANVLLIDKFTAMKLLSH; this comes from the coding sequence ATGGATAAAGAAAAACAACAACTTAGTATTGAAGTTGCAAGACTCTACTATCAATCTTCACTTAGTCAGCAGGAAATAGCTGAAAAATTAAATGTTTCACGTCCGACGATTTCGCGGTTACTGAATTATGCGAAAGAAAAAGGCTACGTTCAAATCACGATCTTTGACCCTTTTTCTGATTTATTTGAAATCGAAAAAAAGTTGAAAGAAAAATATGGACTAGCAGAAGTTCATGTAGCTTTTTCACCAGATCCCAACTACAATTCTATTTCTGAATACTTGACAGCGTATGCAGCTGAATACCTTGAAGATACAATCAAAAATGGGGATATCATCGGCGTTAGTTGGGGGACAACAATGCATAAGACTGTTTCTAAGATGAGCCGGATGGATGTCAAAGGCGTAGAAGTTGTTCAGTTGAAAGGCGGAATTGCTTACTTTGATGTTAACAATTATGCATTTGAGACGATTACACTATTTGCTGAGATTCTCAATACAAAAGCAAGAACATTTCCTTTGCCAGTTATTTTAGATAGTAAGCAAGCGAAGGACTTGGTCGTTAAAGATCGTCATATCAGTAAAGTCATCGAATTAGGCAGACAGGCAAACATTGCAGTCTTTACTGTTGGAACAGTTCAAAGCGAATCACTGCATTTTCGTTTGGGCTATTTTACCGAGCAAGAAGAAAAATCGCTCAAAGCCAATGCAGTTGGTGATATCTGTTCTAGATTCTTTAATGAAGATGGGAAAATCAGTGACGAAGAAATCAATGGTCGTACGATCGGGATTGAACTTGAAGAGCTTAAGACCAAAGAAAAATCTATTCTAATTGCTGGTGGAGATCGCAAAATTAAAGCCATTCATGGGGCGTTAGTTGGCGGATATGCCAACGTTTTACTGATCGATAAATTTACAGCCATGAAACTGTTAAGTCACTAA
- a CDS encoding 2-deoxyribose-5-phosphate aldolase (catalyzes the formation of D-glyceraldehyde 3-phosphate and acetaldehyde from 2-deoxy-D-ribose-5-phosphate), producing MNVNKMIDHTLLKPEADEAALLTLLEEAKKYEFASVCVNPYWVALASKELAGTSVEICTVIGFPLGANTTATKAFEAADAIKNGATEVDMVINVGALRSGDEETVLKDIEAVVKSAQGKALVKVILENCLLTDREIATASKLSVQAGADFVKTSTGFSTGGATIKDVALMRKTVGPTIGVKASGGVRTVEDAKAMIHAGASRLGASSSVAIVDGSMKDTTGGY from the coding sequence ATGAACGTAAACAAAATGATCGACCATACTTTATTAAAACCAGAAGCAGACGAGGCAGCATTATTAACATTACTCGAAGAGGCAAAAAAATATGAATTTGCATCAGTATGTGTGAATCCATATTGGGTAGCTTTGGCAAGTAAAGAATTAGCTGGTACGTCAGTTGAAATATGTACAGTTATCGGATTTCCTCTAGGCGCAAATACAACGGCAACAAAAGCTTTTGAAGCAGCAGATGCTATTAAAAATGGCGCAACAGAAGTTGATATGGTTATTAATGTTGGTGCACTAAGATCAGGTGATGAAGAAACTGTGTTAAAAGATATCGAAGCCGTTGTCAAATCAGCTCAAGGGAAAGCTTTAGTCAAAGTGATTCTTGAAAATTGTCTGTTAACAGACAGAGAAATCGCTACTGCTTCTAAGCTTTCTGTTCAAGCAGGTGCAGATTTTGTTAAAACATCAACCGGTTTTTCAACGGGAGGTGCAACAATCAAAGATGTTGCCTTGATGCGTAAAACAGTTGGCCCAACGATTGGTGTAAAAGCATCAGGTGGTGTTCGGACAGTCGAAGATGCCAAAGCAATGATTCATGCTGGCGCATCAAGACTAGGAGCAAGTTCCAGTGTCGCTATAGTCGATGGATCAATGAAAGATACTACAGGCGGCTATTAA
- the deoA gene encoding thymidine phosphorylase (Catalyzes the reversible phosphorolysis of thymidine, deoxyuridine and their analogues to their respective bases and 2-deoxyribose 1-phosphate): protein MRMVDIIEKKRNGHELSKAEIEFFVEGLTDGTIPDYQASAFLMAVYFQDMSDKERADLTLAMVHSGDVIDLSDIEGIKVDKHSTGGVGDTTTLVLAPLVAALDIPFAKMSGRGLGHTGGTIDKLEAFEGFHVELTDTEFTEMVNRDKISVIGQSGNLTPADKKLYALRDVTATVSSIPLIASSIMSKKIAAGADAIVLDVKTGAGAFMKTEKEAAELASAMVRIGNLVGRNTMAIISDMSQPLGNAIGNSLEVQEAIDTLHGNGPADLTELVLTLGSQMVVLSGKTDSLATAREMLKGVIKDGSALVKFKQFIKNQGGNPEWVDDPKLLPQANFEIEVVSDSDGFVSEIVADNIGVAAMKLGAGRETKEDEIDLAVGLILRKKVGDPVKKGDSLVTIFANQQDVEDVVAMIKENIRIGLDVQESKLIYREIHN from the coding sequence ATGAGAATGGTTGATATCATTGAAAAAAAACGAAATGGTCATGAACTGAGTAAAGCAGAGATTGAATTTTTTGTTGAAGGTTTAACAGATGGAACCATTCCTGATTATCAGGCAAGTGCTTTTTTAATGGCTGTTTATTTTCAGGACATGTCGGATAAAGAACGAGCTGATTTAACATTGGCTATGGTCCATTCAGGTGATGTAATTGATTTATCGGACATTGAAGGTATAAAAGTCGATAAACATTCAACAGGTGGTGTTGGTGATACGACGACGCTAGTTTTAGCACCGTTAGTTGCAGCACTTGATATTCCTTTTGCAAAAATGTCGGGGCGTGGCTTAGGTCACACAGGCGGCACAATCGATAAGTTGGAAGCCTTTGAAGGATTCCATGTAGAATTGACAGATACTGAATTTACTGAAATGGTCAATCGCGATAAAATTTCAGTGATCGGTCAATCGGGTAATCTAACACCCGCAGATAAAAAGCTCTATGCTTTACGGGACGTTACAGCAACCGTTAGTTCAATTCCTTTGATTGCAAGCTCAATCATGAGTAAGAAAATCGCAGCAGGTGCAGATGCGATTGTTTTAGATGTTAAGACAGGTGCAGGTGCATTTATGAAAACCGAGAAAGAGGCAGCTGAACTTGCTTCTGCAATGGTTAGAATCGGCAATCTAGTAGGTAGAAATACGATGGCGATCATTTCTGATATGTCACAACCATTGGGAAATGCAATCGGTAATTCATTAGAAGTGCAAGAAGCAATCGATACATTGCATGGAAATGGACCAGCAGATTTAACTGAATTGGTTTTGACGTTAGGTAGTCAAATGGTCGTGCTTTCAGGTAAGACAGATTCTTTAGCAACAGCGAGAGAAATGTTAAAAGGTGTAATCAAAGATGGTTCAGCCTTAGTGAAATTCAAACAATTTATCAAAAACCAAGGGGGCAATCCTGAGTGGGTCGATGATCCTAAATTATTGCCGCAGGCTAACTTTGAGATAGAAGTTGTTTCCGATTCAGATGGTTTTGTTTCAGAAATCGTTGCGGACAACATTGGTGTAGCCGCAATGAAACTGGGAGCAGGTCGTGAAACAAAGGAAGATGAGATTGATTTAGCTGTTGGGTTGATTTTAAGAAAAAAAGTTGGCGATCCAGTGAAAAAAGGGGACAGTTTAGTCACGATTTTTGCCAATCAACAAGATGTTGAGGATGTTGTAGCGATGATCAAAGAGAATATCCGTATTGGGTTAGATGTTCAAGAGAGTAAATTGATTTATCGTGAGATCCATAATTAG